In Antennarius striatus isolate MH-2024 chromosome 10, ASM4005453v1, whole genome shotgun sequence, one DNA window encodes the following:
- the ccdc85b gene encoding coiled-coil domain-containing protein 85B isoform X1, whose translation MGSESEIINRELSKMSDEDLLACSKEELVNRLRKEESDKMSALIQRGRLIKEVNKQLQGHLLEIRELKVINQRLQEENVELRDLCCFLDDDRLKVKKLAREWQLFGHHAAKVMREDLGGYLKKLADLERMQDGLVKENIDLKELCLVLEEECVSRSDSSPGGSSELNLPCMVVRDLGDGSSSTGSVGSPDQLHLVCSPDD comes from the coding sequence atgggTAGCGAAAGTGAGATAATAAACAGAGAACTGTCAAAGATGTCTGACGAGGATTTGCTGGCGTGTTCCAAAGAGGAGCTGGTGAATCGGCTGCGGAAAGAGGAGTCGGATAAAATGTCAGCTCTGATCCAGAGAGGACGGCTGATAAAGGAGgtaaacaaacagctgcagggACACCTCCTGGAAATCAGGGAGCTGAAAGTCATCAATCAGCGACTGCAGGAGGAAAACGTGGAGCTGCGGGATTTGTGCTGCTTCCTGGACGACGACCGACTCAAAGTGAAGAAGCTGGCCAGGGAATGGCAGCTTTTCGGCCATCATGCGGCCAAAGTGATGCGAGAGGACCTGGGTGGGTACTTGAAGAAGCTGGCAGATCTGGAGCGCATGCAGGACGGGCTGGTTAAGGAGAACATTGACCTGAAGGAGTTGTGCCTGGTTCTGGAGGAGGAGTGTGTCAGCAGGAGTGACTCCAGTCCTGGAGGGTCCAGCGAGCTCAACCTGCCCTGCATGGTGGTCCGGGATCTGGGGGACGGAAGCTCCAGTACAGGCAGCGTGGGGAGTCCAGACCAGCTTCACCTGGTGTGTTCACCTGATGATTGA
- the ccdc85b gene encoding coiled-coil domain-containing protein 85B isoform X2 — translation MSALIQRGRLIKEVNKQLQGHLLEIRELKVINQRLQEENVELRDLCCFLDDDRLKVKKLAREWQLFGHHAAKVMREDLGGYLKKLADLERMQDGLVKENIDLKELCLVLEEECVSRSDSSPGGSSELNLPCMVVRDLGDGSSSTGSVGSPDQLHLVCSPDD, via the coding sequence ATGTCAGCTCTGATCCAGAGAGGACGGCTGATAAAGGAGgtaaacaaacagctgcagggACACCTCCTGGAAATCAGGGAGCTGAAAGTCATCAATCAGCGACTGCAGGAGGAAAACGTGGAGCTGCGGGATTTGTGCTGCTTCCTGGACGACGACCGACTCAAAGTGAAGAAGCTGGCCAGGGAATGGCAGCTTTTCGGCCATCATGCGGCCAAAGTGATGCGAGAGGACCTGGGTGGGTACTTGAAGAAGCTGGCAGATCTGGAGCGCATGCAGGACGGGCTGGTTAAGGAGAACATTGACCTGAAGGAGTTGTGCCTGGTTCTGGAGGAGGAGTGTGTCAGCAGGAGTGACTCCAGTCCTGGAGGGTCCAGCGAGCTCAACCTGCCCTGCATGGTGGTCCGGGATCTGGGGGACGGAAGCTCCAGTACAGGCAGCGTGGGGAGTCCAGACCAGCTTCACCTGGTGTGTTCACCTGATGATTGA
- the fosl1a gene encoding fos-related antigen 1a — protein MYRNFGNQGGGNPAYTGSVSGSNSVSLASTSTSTTQQEQKFTMAGSSQFVPSLNAITTNQDLQWLVQPSLMHAPGPSQSPVPPYPTMSGARPLGPQPSHSHLLRRGVIRAAANTSGSTRHRNEDHLSHEEMERRRVRRERNKLAAAKCRNRRRELTDTLQKETDELEDEKSHLQKEIAELQKEKDKLELVLEAHRPICKIEDSESDSDPNPSVSSVEGIKMEPKDSGKPGCSKPPMKMDKPKPKITIPSKSVTSFSSAAVTESESLHTPVLTSTPSLTAFTSSMVFTYPSAPMDTNPSTTSSATSQQGSAPQSHARESCGIAHRRSSSSGDQSDHSLHSPTILTL, from the exons ATGTATCGAAACTTTGGTAATCAAGGAGGAGGCAACCCGGCGTACACTGGTAGCGTCTCCGGCTCAAACTCTGTGTCGCTAGCGAGCACCAGCACTTCAACCACGCAACAGGAGCAG AAATTTACAATGGCTGGAAGCAGTCAATTTGTACCAAGCCTCAATGCCATCACAACAAATCAAGACCTGCAGTGGCTGGTCCAGCCCTCCCTCATGCATGCACCGGGCCCTTCACAGTCTCCAGTACCTCCTTATCCAACCATGTCAGGGGCCCGGCCACTGGGACCACAGCCTTCCCATTCCCATCTTCTCAGACGTGGGGTCATAAGAGCAGCAGCAAACACTTCTGGTTCAACAAGGCACCGAAATGAAGACCAT CTATCACACGAGGAGATGGAGAGACGTCGAGTAAGAAGGGAGCGGAATAAACTGGCAGCAGCAAAATGTCGTAATCGCCGTCGGGAGTTGACAGACACATTGCAAAAA GAGACTGATGAGCTGGAGGATGAAAAGTCCCATCTACAGAAGGAAATAGCTGAattacaaaaggaaaaagacaagCTTGAGCTGGTCCTGGAGGCTCACCGTCCCATTTGTAAAATAGAGGATTCTGAATCAGATTCTGACCCAAATCCGTCCGTCTCCTCCGTGGAAGGCATCAAAATGGAGCCGAAGGACTCTGGTAAACCTGGATGTTCAAAGCCACCAATGAAGATGGATAAGCCCAAACCGAAGATAACTATCCCTAGCAAGTCTGTGACATCATTTTCCTCAGCAGCTGTCACTGAATCAGAGTCCCTCCACACCCCAGTTCTGACTTCCACTCCCTCCCTGACGGCCTTCACTTCTAGTATGGTTTTCACCTACCCTTCTGCCCCAATGGACACTAATCCCTCCACCACATCCAGTGCTACATCACAGCAGGGAAGTGCTCCACAATCTCATGCCCGAGAGTCCTGTGGTATAGCTCATcgccgcagcagcagcagcggggaCCAATCAGATCACTCCCTGCACTCACCAACCATCCTCACTCTGTGA
- the yif1a gene encoding protein YIF1A, with protein sequence MELPHHGYRATKPRARAAPPTSDSILFEDTSSAAPGLNSQGYYTPGYSMGGHTNDMQGSAEVNNLFTDPMANAAVMYGSSLANQGKDMVNKEISRFMSVNKLKYFFAVDTRYVLKKLMILMFPYTHQDWEVRYHRDTPLTPRQDVNAPDLYIPTMAFITYVLLAGMALGIQKRFSPEVLGLCASTALVWVIIEVLVMLLSLYLLTVHSDLTTFDLIAYSGYKYVGMIFSILCGLLFGSDGYFVALAWSSCSLMFFIIRSLKMKILPSLSSDSMGTGTSAKPQFRLYITVATALFQPIIIYWLTSHLIR encoded by the exons ATGGAATTACCACATCATGGCTACAGAGCAA CCAAACCAAGAGCCCGCGCTGCTCCCCCCACATCCGATTCCATCCTGTTTGAAGATACCAGTTCTGCAGCCCCAGGATTGAACAGTCAAGGGTACTACACTCCTGGTTACAGTATGGGAGGACACACAAATGACATGCAAGGAAGTGCAGAGGTCAACAACCTGTTCACTGACCCAATGGCCAATGCTGCGGTGATGTACGGCTCGTCGTTAGCCAACCAGGGAAAGGATATGGTAAACAAAGAG ATCAGCAGGTTCATGTCTGTCAACAAGCTGAAATACTTTTTTGCTGTGGACACAAGATACGTTTTGAAGAAACTTATGATCCTCATGTTCCCATATACACATCAG GACTGGGAAGTTCGCTACCATCGGGACACTCCACTCACTCCAAGACAGGATGTGAATGCACCTGATCTTTACATCCCTA CAATGGCTTTCATCACTTACGTTTTACTTGCCGGAATGGCCCTTGGGATTCAAAAACG GTTCAGCCCAGAGGTTCTTGGACTGTGTGCCAGTACGGCCCTGGTGTGGGTCATCATTGAGGTCCTGGTGATGTTGTTGAGTTTGTACCTGCTGACGGTACACAGCGATCTCACAACCTTTGACCTCATTGCCTACAGTGGATACAAATATGTTGG GATGATCTTCTCAATTTTGTGCGGCCTACTGTTTGGCAGTGATGGTTATTTTGTGGCCCTTGCGTGGTCATCTTGTTCCCTCATGTTTTTCATT ATTCGATCTCTGAAGATGAAgatccttccctctctctcttctgacTCTATGGGAACCGGAACAAGTGCCAAACCTCAATTCCGTCTTTATATCACTGTGGCTACTGCACTCTTTCAGCCAATCATTATATACTGGTTAACGTCTCATTTGATCAGGTGA
- the si:ch211-145o7.3 gene encoding forkhead box protein N2, with the protein MENSFHTPPPSSPCPTSFRESRPFSSPQQTCSNAYDSLPLVPISFPPPPASLSPATAESIHSSSPLSHCIATQCLEGKNTEHLITGNISDQDDLTCLNWLHQRGNLLPLQPLTKIPPLPQLESSQSAHPLSPASSKPPYSFSSLIFMAIEDSPDKRLPVKDIYDWIVNNFPYYRTATGGWRNSVRHNLSLSKSFCRIQRDKSQSVGKGSLWCVCPEYRPALIEMLRKTHSFHSTNSNLINKPALLEGAEFGLPAVSDSFEIADPLSQALLLSTPSPQTLTNDNPTFSENQLCPLTLDHEELVTMESVEYQQEEMREEMEKDPLSDSGYIEFHYYQSHQYLVLPGEAELDLETVEILQLDAEVQEAAGSLLDLAGGGY; encoded by the exons ATGGAGAATAGTTTTCACACACCGCCGCCTTCATCGCCATGCCCAACCTCTTTCAGAGAGTCTCGACCATTCTCCTCACCACAGCAGACCTGCTCAAATGCCTACGACTCACTTCCACTCGTTCCTATTTcattccccccaccccctgcctcACTTTCTCCAGCAACAGCTGAGTCCAttcactcttcctctcctctttcacaCTGTATTGCAACTCAGTGTCTTGAAGGGAAAAACACAGAGCACCTTATCACGGGCAATATATCTGACCAAGATGACCTTACCTGCCTCAACTGGCTGCATCAGAGGGGCAACCTGTTACCTCTGCAGCCTCTAACAAAAATCCCACCACTGCCTCAGTTGGAGTCTTCACAATCTGCCCATCCTCTTTCTCCTGCCTCATCCAAGCCACCATACTCCTTTAGTAGCTTGATCTTCATGGCAATAGAAGATTCACCTGACAAGAGGCTTCCAGTGAAAGACATCTATGACTGGATTGTGAACAATTTCCCCTACTACAGAACTGCCACAGGAGGCTGGAGGAACTCTGTCAGACACAATCTGTCCCTGAGCAAGAGCTTCTGTCGCATTCAGAGGGACAAGAGTCAG tCAGTGGGGAAGGGATcgctttggtgtgtgtgtccagagtaTCGGCCAGCACTCATCGAGATGCTGAGGAAGACCCACAGCTTTCACAGCACCAACAGCAATCTGATTAATAAGCCTGCACT GCTGGAAGGGGCTGAATTTGGGCTGCCTGCTGTGTCTGACTCTTTTGAAATTGCAG aTCCTCTCTCTCAggccctcctcctctccacgCCCTCTCCACAAACCTTGACCAATGATAATCCAACTTTCTCTGAAAACCAACTTTGCCCTTTGACCTTGGATCACGAGGAGCTTGTCACCATGGAATCGGTTGAATACCAgcaggaggagatgagagaagAAATGGAGAAAGACCCCCTGTCGGACAGTGGGTACATAGAATTTCACTATTACCAGTCTCACCAGTACCTGGTGCTGCCGGGTGAAGCTGAACTGGACCTGGAGACAGTGGAGATCCTCCAGCTTGATGCTGAGGTCCAGGAGGCTGCTGGGTCACTGCTGGACCTAGCGGGTGGTGGATATTAA
- the atl3 gene encoding atlastin-3, with product MGVEPGPVQIVTVCKEDHSFSLDTEALARVLLAPAVRDKNVVVLSVAGAFRKGKSFLLDFMLRYMYRKGEEDWLGRDDEPLSGFSWRGGSEPETTGIQLWSEVFPVVKSDGTEVAVVLMDTQGAFDAQSTVKDCATIFALSTMTSSIQIYNLSQNIQEDDLQQLQLFTEYGRLAMDEIFLKPFQSLMFLIRDWSFPYEYSYGFKGGNEFLDKRLQVKEAQHEELQTVREHIHSCFTEISCFLLPHPGLKVATSPSFEGQLIDVAPPFKEQLRNLIPKLLHPDRLAEKEINGNKVTCRGMLEFFKAYIKIYQGEDLPQPKTMLMATAEANNLAAVATAKDQYNKNMEKVCGGDLPYVAPDSLVEKHNFYLQEALRTFSSTKKMGGQEFCDRYQAQLEAELEETWQSLSKHNESKNLFSAFRTPAVLFVLVCLLYVLSGVFLFVGLATFALVCDCTLGAVMMAMLTWTFIRYSGRYQTVGGAIDQAAGVVLEQATVVMNKSRGASTVDLKKST from the exons ATGGGGGTTGAACCAGGTCCAGTTCAGATTGTCACAGTGTGTAAGGAGGACCACTCCTTTTCTTTGGACACAGAGGCATTGGCTCGGGTTCTGTTGGCTCCCGCGGTCAGAGACAAAAATGTGGTGGTGCTGTCGGTGGCTGGAGCCTTCAGAAAAGGAAAGAGCTTCCTACTTGACTTTATGCTTCGTTACATGTACAGAAAG GGTGAGGAAGACTGGCTGGGGCGTGATGATGAGCCGCTGTCTGGATTTTCTTGGAGGGGGGGTTCAGAACCAGAAACAACCGGCATCCAGCTGTGGAGTGAAGTTTTTCCTGTTGTAAAGAGTGATGGAACAGAG GTGGCGGTGGTGCTAATGGACACTCAGGGAGCCTTTGATGCCCAGTCCACCGTGAAGGACTGTGCCACCATCTTTGCCCTCAGTACAATGACCAGCTCAATACAG atCTACAACCTGTCTCAGAACATACAAGAAGACGATCTGCAGCAACTGCAG CTGTTCACAGAGTACGGTCGTCTTGCCATGGATGAGATCTTTCTGAAGCCCTTTCAG TCTTTAATGTTCCTGATCAGAGACTGGAGCTTTCCTTACGAGTATAGCTACGGCTTCAAAGGAGGGAATGAATTCCTGGATAAACGGTTGCAG GTTAAGGAGGCCCAACATGAGGAGTTGCAGACAGTGAGAGAGCACATCCATTCATGTTTCACTGAAATTTCCTGCTTCTTGTTACCTCACCCTGGGCTGAAGGTCGCTACCAGCCCTTCATTTGAGGGACAGCTGATAG ATGTGGCACCCCCTTTCAAAGAGCAGCTGAGAAACCTGATTCCTAAACTGCTGCACCCGGATCGCCTGGCTGAGAAAGAAATTAATGGAAACAAAGTGACTTGCCGGGGCATGCTCGAGTTTTTCAAG GCTTACATCAAGATTTATCAGGGAGAAGACCTGCCACAGCCAAAGACGATGCTCATG GCTACAGCAGAGGCCAATAACCTGGCTGCCGTGGCAACAGCCAAAGATCAATATAACAAGAACATGGAGAAG GTGTGTGGAGGAGACTTGCCTTACGTGGCTCCTGACTCTCTggtggaaaaacacaatttttactTACAAGAGGCTCTTCGCACCTTCTCCTCAACCAAGAAGATGGGAGGACAAGAGTTTTGTGACCGTTACCAAGCACAGctagaggcagagctggaggagacaTGGCAGTCACTCAGCAAGCACAATGAG TCAAAAAATCTCTTCAGCGCCTTCCGGACGCCTGCGGTGCTGTTTGTCCTGGTGTGCCTCCTCTATGTGTTGTCAGGAGTGTTTCTCTTCGTGGGCCTGGCGACCTTTGCCTTGGTTTGTGACTGTACTCTGGGTGCGGTCATGATGGCCATGCTGACATGGACGTTCATCCGCTACTCTGGTCGGTACCAGACTGTCGGAGGAGCCATTGACCAGGCTGCAGGTGTCGTCCTGGAGCAG gCCACTGTGGTTATGAACAAGTCAAGAGGAGCAAGCACTGTTGACCTTAAAAAATCCACTTAG